One segment of Falco rusticolus isolate bFalRus1 chromosome 3, bFalRus1.pri, whole genome shotgun sequence DNA contains the following:
- the FAM83A gene encoding protein FAM83A isoform X2, giving the protein MQTPNKTDDCAACTAHTHGACPADRLLRQRAMSHSRHMGKIRKRLEDIKNQSSKLTKVDFSHNESIRLATDAFLDGGTDSYLETLSKEGEVDFLSSVEAQYIKDNAKESYYAQETLAADGAAAPKQNDAGSLPSGTYFPTISDNSEPALLHTWITAEKPYLKEKSTATVYFQTEKNSNIRDIIRRYINKTTQVLAIVMDVFTDTEILCDLLEAANKRMVFVYLLLDHGNINLFSEMCDKLQIAEDLFKNISVRSVTGEVYCAKSGRKFSGQIQEKFLISDWRYVLSGSYSFTWLCGQVHRNLLSKFTGQVVELFDEEFRHLYALSKPVRGPKSPPRTMPFLFRKSWVPQRSLSYSSEGSANTLSDPFSSLSAGSTHQTKQTPRTLIFSSNFSPQSPLHRVNSFHSYVSFTHPPPQKAIQANYYQPPYVADNSMVLYNNMNIYRPIRLRQEEPNRTGLSSPWRCLHKANLFA; this is encoded by the exons ATGCAGACTCCAAACAAGACGGACGATTGCGCTGCCTGTACAGCGCATACGCATGGTGCCTGCCCGGCAGATCGACTGCTGCGACAAAGAGCCATGAGCCACTCCAGACACATGGGCAAGATAAGGAAGAGGCTGGAGGATATCAAGAACCAGTCCTCAAAGTTGACAAAAGTGGATTTCAGCCACAACGAAAGCATAAGGTTGGCCACTGACGCCTTCCTGGATGGTGGGACAGACTCTTACCTCGAAACTTTAAGCAAAGAGGGCGAGGTGGATTTCCTGTCCTCAGTGGAAGCTCAGTACATCAAGGATAACGCCAAGGAGTCCTATTATGCGCAGGAGACGCTGGCCGCTGATGGGGCAGCTGCGCCAAAGCAGAACGATGCCGGGTCACTCCCTTCAGGGACGTACTTCCCCACCATTTCTGACAACAGcgagccagctctgctgcacacATGGATTACAGCGGAGAAACcctatttaaaggaaaaatccacCGCCACTGTGTATTtccaaacagagaaaaacagcaacatcaGAGACATCATACGCCGGTACATCAACAAGACCACTCAG gtgCTAGCTATCGTGATGGATGTGTTCACGGACACTGAGATTCTTTGTGACCTCCTGGAGGCAGCTAACAAACGCATGGTGTTTGTCTACCTGTTGCTCGATCATGGCAATATAAATCTCTTCTCGGAGATGTGTGACAAGTTGCAAATTGCTGAGGATCTCTTCAAG aatatttcagtcCGCAGTGTTACTGGAGAGGTTTACTGCGCCAAATCAGGCAGGAAATTTTCAGGACAAATACAAGAGAAATTTCTTATCTCTGACTGGCGATACGTGCTCTCTGGATCTTACAG CTTCACATGGCTATGTGGCCAGGTTCACCGCAACCTCCTCTCCAAGTTCACGGGTCAAGTTGTGGAGCTGTTTGATGAAGAGTTCCGACACCTTTACGCGCTGTCCAAGCCGGTGAGGGGACCGAAGTCTCCACCACGCACCATGCCCTTCCTGTTCCGCAAGAGCTGGGTCCCCCAGCGCAGCCTCTCCTACAGCAGTGAGGGAAGCGCTAACACGCTTTCTGATCCCTTCAGCAGCCTctcagctggcagcacccaccagACCAAGCAAACTCCAAGAACTCTCATATTCAGCAGCAATTTCAGCCCCCAGTCACCTCTCCATAGAGTTAATTCCTTCCACAGCTATGTCTCATtcacacaccccccaccacaGAAGGCCATCCAGGCTAACTACTATCAGCCACCCTACGTGGCTGATAATTCCATGGTTCTGTATAACAACATGAACATTTACAGGCCTATAAGGCTTAGACAAGAGGAACCAAACAGGACAGGGTTAAGCTCACCCTGGAGATGCCTTCACAAAGCTAACCTGTTTGCATAA
- the FAM83A gene encoding protein FAM83A isoform X1 codes for MQTPNKTDDCAACTAHTHGACPADRLLRQRAMSHSRHMGKIRKRLEDIKNQSSKLTKVDFSHNESIRLATDAFLDGGTDSYLETLSKEGEVDFLSSVEAQYIKDNAKESYYAQETLAADGAAAPKQNDAGSLPSGTYFPTISDNSEPALLHTWITAEKPYLKEKSTATVYFQTEKNSNIRDIIRRYINKTTQNISVRSVTGEVYCAKSGRKFSGQIQEKFLISDWRYVLSGSYSFTWLCGQVHRNLLSKFTGQVVELFDEEFRHLYALSKPVRGPKSPPRTMPFLFRKSWVPQRSLSYSSEGSANTLSDPFSSLSAGSTHQTKQTPRTLIFSSNFSPQSPLHRVNSFHSYVSFTHPPPQKAIQANYYQPPYVADNSMVLYNNMNIYRPIRLRQEEPNRTGLSSPWRCLHKANLFA; via the exons ATGCAGACTCCAAACAAGACGGACGATTGCGCTGCCTGTACAGCGCATACGCATGGTGCCTGCCCGGCAGATCGACTGCTGCGACAAAGAGCCATGAGCCACTCCAGACACATGGGCAAGATAAGGAAGAGGCTGGAGGATATCAAGAACCAGTCCTCAAAGTTGACAAAAGTGGATTTCAGCCACAACGAAAGCATAAGGTTGGCCACTGACGCCTTCCTGGATGGTGGGACAGACTCTTACCTCGAAACTTTAAGCAAAGAGGGCGAGGTGGATTTCCTGTCCTCAGTGGAAGCTCAGTACATCAAGGATAACGCCAAGGAGTCCTATTATGCGCAGGAGACGCTGGCCGCTGATGGGGCAGCTGCGCCAAAGCAGAACGATGCCGGGTCACTCCCTTCAGGGACGTACTTCCCCACCATTTCTGACAACAGcgagccagctctgctgcacacATGGATTACAGCGGAGAAACcctatttaaaggaaaaatccacCGCCACTGTGTATTtccaaacagagaaaaacagcaacatcaGAGACATCATACGCCGGTACATCAACAAGACCACTCAG aatatttcagtcCGCAGTGTTACTGGAGAGGTTTACTGCGCCAAATCAGGCAGGAAATTTTCAGGACAAATACAAGAGAAATTTCTTATCTCTGACTGGCGATACGTGCTCTCTGGATCTTACAG CTTCACATGGCTATGTGGCCAGGTTCACCGCAACCTCCTCTCCAAGTTCACGGGTCAAGTTGTGGAGCTGTTTGATGAAGAGTTCCGACACCTTTACGCGCTGTCCAAGCCGGTGAGGGGACCGAAGTCTCCACCACGCACCATGCCCTTCCTGTTCCGCAAGAGCTGGGTCCCCCAGCGCAGCCTCTCCTACAGCAGTGAGGGAAGCGCTAACACGCTTTCTGATCCCTTCAGCAGCCTctcagctggcagcacccaccagACCAAGCAAACTCCAAGAACTCTCATATTCAGCAGCAATTTCAGCCCCCAGTCACCTCTCCATAGAGTTAATTCCTTCCACAGCTATGTCTCATtcacacaccccccaccacaGAAGGCCATCCAGGCTAACTACTATCAGCCACCCTACGTGGCTGATAATTCCATGGTTCTGTATAACAACATGAACATTTACAGGCCTATAAGGCTTAGACAAGAGGAACCAAACAGGACAGGGTTAAGCTCACCCTGGAGATGCCTTCACAAAGCTAACCTGTTTGCATAA